A window from Telopea speciosissima isolate NSW1024214 ecotype Mountain lineage chromosome 8, Tspe_v1, whole genome shotgun sequence encodes these proteins:
- the LOC122671170 gene encoding UPF0481 protein At3g47200-like, which produces MELIEQKLDEVLSSPTSMDYNIYRLPKSLVDEKPEAYVPHIVSIGPFHHKQQHLQHTETRKILYFHRFMNRTASLLHYVQVVEDLEERLYQCYPTDLKIERDSSFVMMMVVDGCFILDLLLQSKNYHKTTPILKWDYQVSQDLILVENQIPIFVLEELYRVFINGARGVREATATAAAATTADHDDHPITTQLYDLMLKYFVHHLLTTFLGMDYDTIYNSSRDRIENLKPEYRPKHLLDFLRFILIPNFAIQRSPAAAAAAANESNNNSKKNKKIPSATCASSSSSRLLCLLGGMVVDPPKKDNNVVVHIRCATKLKTASVKFEKNKKATSLLDIIFDENNGVLKIPTTKIHEGSEIILRNLVAYEQYIDDYSYISEYASFMNGLIDSREDVELLQDNGVIVTMLGDPSEVAQLFNNLVKDVMFHVHYTLPVRGKLEEYYNIRCHKWRASLMGNYFNTPWASISVVAAIMLLVLTFTQTIYTILSYHP; this is translated from the coding sequence ATGGAATTAATAGAGCAAAAACTAGACGAGGTGCTTTCCTCCCCAACGTCAATGGATTATAATATATACCGACTACCTAAATCACTGGTGGATGAAAAGCCAGAAGCGTACGTACCTCACATTGTGTCCATTGGCCCTTTCCACCATAAACAACAACACTTGCAACACACGGAAACACGTAAGATTCTTTACTTCCACAGGTTTATGAACCGGACAGCCAGCTTGTTACATTACGTTCAAGTTGTGGAAGATTTGGAAGAAAGGCTTTACCAATGTTATCCTACAGatttaaaaattgaaagagaCAGCAGCTttgtgatgatgatggtagtggatGGTTGTTTCATACTTGATTTACTTCTACAGTCCAAGAATTATCACAAAACTACACCCATCTTGAAGTGGGATTATCAAGTTTCACAGGACCTGATTTTGGTTGAAAATCAGATTCCAATCTTTGTTCTTGAGGAATTATACCGAGTATTCATTAATGGGGCCAGGGGGGTCCGCGAAgccaccgccaccgccgccGCCGCAACTACAGCTGATCATGATGATCATCCAATAACGACCCAGCTCTATGATCTTATGTTGAAATACTTTGTACATCATCTTTTGACAACTTTCCTTGGCATGGATTACGATACAATCTATAACTCTTCTCGTGATCGTATTGAAAATTTAAAACCAGAGTACAGACCAAAACATTTGCTTGATTTTTTACGATTCATCCTCATCCCAAACTTTGCTATACAGAGATCgccggcggcggcggcggcggcggcgaaTGAGAGTAATAATAATAgcaaaaagaataagaagatacCATCAGCAACTTGcgccagcagcagcagcagccggTTGTTGTGCCTGCTAGGAGGAATGGTGGTGGATCCTCCAAAGAAAGATAATAATGTGGTGGTACATATCCGGTGTGCTACAAAGCTGAAGACGGCCAGTGTCAAAtttgagaagaacaagaaggcaACAAGCTTGTTGGACATAATATTCGACGAAAACAATGGagttttgaaaatcccaactaCAAAAATTCACGAAGGATCAGAGATTATCCTTCGAAACCTAGTCGCCTACGAGCAATACATCGATGACTATAGTTATATTTCAGAGTATGCATCTTTCATGAATGGTCTCATCGATTCTCGTGAGGATGTGGAGTTGTTGCAGGACAATGGAGTTATTGTGACGATGCTGGGTGATCCAAGTGAGGTGGCTCAATTATTTAACAATCTTGTGAAAGATGTTATGTTCCATGTTCATTATACTCTCCCTGTCCGTGGTAAATTGGAGGAGTATTACAATATACGGTGTCACAAATGGAGAGCAAGTCTGATGGGTAACTATTTCAATACTCCATGGGCATCCATATCAGTTGTTGCTGCCATAATGCTCCTCGTCTTGACATTCACACAAACCATTTATACTATCTTATCTTATCATCCTTAG
- the LOC122671171 gene encoding UPF0481 protein At3g47200-like, with protein sequence MDDEGEAIYVVDMQDQTVGGGDVIVMEPLITSSSSGHAKDEEQKSPEVHVVKSLIEEKLDKVRSWSSDYTIYRVPNTLVNEKPEAYIPHMISIGPFHHDQQHLHHTEARKIRYFQKFLNRESGAVLLSDYIKAVKYWEELAYLCYPDVKIDQRDSFFMMMVVDGCFILELLFWDDENHDTVSDAKWSYLVSQDLIMLENQLPIFVLEALYKVFKGDSSQEQYASQLYALICKYFVPRILRMLVGKEDAVNYSSPDHIQSLCSVDRPKHLLDFVRQFLIPSHHHHYHCPVDKPKHYSSVPSAACGHSWLCGLCLEDDPLEKEEDIGVVHIRCVKELEKASVKFEKNKNPTSLSDIKFDMKKGVLTIPGIIIDHGTELILRNLVAYEQYIDDHSYITEYAAFMDGLIDSSEDVELLQDNGIIVTMLGDPSEVARLFNNLLKDVTVPICDTITVRRKLEQYYNIRCHKWMSSLMRNYFNTPWSFISVVAAVILLVLTVAQTIYAVLAYHY encoded by the coding sequence atggatgATGAAGGAGAGGCTATATACGTTGTTGATATGCAAGATCAGACTGTTGGTGGTGGAGATGTAATAGTTATGGAACCATTaataacttcttcttcttctggccaTGCCAAAGATGAGGAACAAAAAAGCCCTGAAGTTCATGTGGTGAAATCATTAATAGAAGAAAAACTAGACAAGGTGCGTTCTTGGTCATCAGATTACACTATATACAGAGTACCTAATACACTGGTGAATGAAAAGCCAGAAGCTTACATACCTCACATGATCTCAATTGGCCCTTTCCACCATGATCAGCAACACTTACATCACACGGAAGCACGTAAGATTCGCTACTTCCAAAAGTTTCTGAACAGAGAATCTGGAGCAGTACTCTTATCTGATTACATTAAAGCTGTGAAATATTGGGAAGAATTAGCTTACCTATGTTACCCAGATGTGAAAATTGATCAAAGAGACAGTTTTTTCATGATGATGGTGGTAGATGGTTGTTTCATACTTGAGCTATTATTCTGGGACGACGAAAATCATGATACCGTTTCGGACGCGAAATGGAGTTATCTAGTTTCACAAGACTTGATTATGCTTGAAAATCAGCTTCCAATCTTTGTTCTTGAGGCATTATATAAAGTATTCAAAGGGGATTCTTCTCAAGAACAATATGCATCACAACTCTATGCTCTTATTTGTAAGTACTTTGTACCTAGAATTTTGAGAATGCTTGTTGGCAAAGAGGACGCAGTCAATTACTCCTCTCCTGATCACATTCAATCATTATGTTCGGTAGATAGACCAAAGCATTTGCTTGATTTTGTACGACAATTTCTCATCCCATCCCACCACCATCACTACCACTGTCCAGTGGACAAACCAAAACATTACTCTTCTGTACCTTCTGCAGCATGCGGTCACAGCTGGTTGTGTGGCTTGTGCCTAGAGGATGACCCTCTAGAGAAGGAGGAAGATATTGGGGTAGTGCATATCCGGTGTGTGAAAGAGCTCGAGAAGGCAAGTGTCAAGTTTGAGAAGAACAAGAATCCCACAAGCTTGTCGGACATTAAATTTGACATGAAAAAGGGAGTTTTGACAATCCCAGGTATAATAATTGATCATGGAACAGAGCTTATCCTTCGAAACCTTGTTGCTTACGAGCAATACATCGATGACCATAGTTATATAACAGAGTATGCAGCTTTCATGGATGGTCTCATCGATTCTTCCGAAGATGTGGAATTGTTGCAGGACAATGGAATTATAGTGACCATGCTCGGTGACCCGAGTGAGGTAGCTCGATTATTTAACAATCTTCTCAAAGATGTTACGGTACCAATTTGTGATACCATTACTGTTCGCCGTAAATTGGAACAGTATTACAATATAAGATGTCACAAATGGATGTCTAGTCTGATGCGTAACTATTTCAATACTCCATGGTCATTCATATCAGTTGTTGCTGCTGTAATTCTCCTCGTTTTGACGGTTGCACAGACCATTTATGCTGTCTTAGCTTATCATTACTAG